Genomic segment of Luteolibacter arcticus:
ATGAACACCCCGCTCCGATCTACCGCCATCGCCCTGATGGCACTCGTCTCCCCCGTATTCGCCGCCGGCCCCGGTGCCGGCAATGACTTCGCTGGCAAGCGCGTCCTCATCATCGGCATCGATGGCCTCCGCCCGGATGCTATGATCGCCGCCAATACACCGAACATCGACGCCCTGATCGCACAAGGAGTGGTCACCCACAACGCCTATGCCGGCGGCGTCCTCGGCACCTCGACCCAACAGCCCACGATCAGCGGCCCCGGTTGGGGCTCGATCACGATCGGGGTGTGGACCGACAAGCACAAGATCGTGGACAACGGCTTCGCCGCCTACAAGAACTCCGTCTCCACCAACTACCCGCATTTCTTCAAGCGCATCAAGGCGGCCAAACCGAATTCCTACCTTTCCAGCATCGTCAGTTGGGGTGCCATCGAGGACTACCTCGTCTCGAAGGTGGCCTCCTCGGTGAACTACCACGTCAAGGCCACCGGCGCATCCTATCCCGACCGCGATCTCGATGTAAAAAACAAGGCCGTGGCCCACCTCGCCACGGCCAATCCCGATGTGCTGTTCCTGCACTTCGACCAGGTGGACGGAGCCGGCCACTCCACCGGCTTCAACATTTCCAACAGCTCCTACATCAATGCGATCCAAGCCGTGGATGGCCACATCGGCTCGGTGATGGCCGCCATCAATGCGCGCCCTCAGGCTGCGCAGGAGAAGTGGCTCGTCCTCCTCACTTCCGACCACGGTGGCAGCAGCACCAGCCATGGCGGCCAGTCGGATGGGGAGCGCACCATCAGCATGCTGGTCAGCGGCGGCAGCGTGAATGCCCCGCACCTGAGCACCGAGTCGCCCGGCCAAACCGCCGTGCCGCCCACCACGATGAAATACCTCGGCCTGCCGGTCACCGGATCGTGGGGCTGGGCGAGCCCCCCCTTCGGCCTGCCGCCGTATTTCTTCGCTGCCACCACCGGCAATTCCGTGGACCTGGACTGGGTGCTACCCGCCGGCGGCTTGCCCGGCCTCACCGGCTATCAGATCCGTCGCAATGGCGTGCTCATCGCGTCACCTGCTACCGGCGTGACCACCTTCACCGACACCCCCGGCGTCGGCACCCATGCCTATGAGATCACCTTCGTGGGAGCTTCGGAGATCCGCTCCGCCACCGCGAGCGTCGCCGGAAATCTGAATGACCAGCTCGTCCTCCACCTGCCCTTCGACAGCAGCGCACAGGACGCCTCCGGCAATGGCAATCACGGCACGATCAATGGCAGCCCGTCCTATGTCGCCGGCAAGAGCAGCCAGTGCCTGCAATTCACCGACACCACCAGTCCGCACCAGTATGTGAGCCTCGGCCAACCGGCCGCCCTTCAATTCGGCGCCACCGATAGCTTCACCGTTTCGGTGTGGGTGAATCATAGCGGCACCTTCCCTGACAATCGCCCTACCGGCAGCGCCAACGACCCTGCCATCCTCTCCAACAAGGACTGGAACAGCGGCACCAACACCGGCTGGTTCATCGGCGCGGGACCCGACGGCCGCTGGCAATGGAACGCCGGCGACGGCACCGACCGCGCCGACTACGACGGACCGGCCTCACAACTCAGTGACGGCAATTGGCACCAGCTCTGCGTCGTCCACGACCGCTCGACCAATCTGGCCCGCCTCTTCTACGATGGCTCGCTGGTCGCCACCCGCTCGCTGAGCGCGATCGGATCCCTGGATGCGGCCAAGCCAACCGCAGTCGCCACCGACGGCACCTTCGGCACCATCTGGCCGAATTGGTTCACCGGAAAAATCGACGAGGTGAAGATCTGGCGCCGCGCGCTCCTCGACAGCGAGGTCTCCACCGTCTTCCAACAATGACCTGTCTTCCGGGCGCGCCTTCCGTTCTTTCGAGGGCGCGCCCGCTTTTGGGTATGCTAGGTAATTCCAAACGGTGCCTCGGACTTGCTGCTGCCCCAAGGACTCCCAAGGATCCGGCACCGCATGACCCCGCGCCGCTTCATCCGCTGGAAATGCTTTTGGTTTGGAATCCTTGTCTTGGGGTTCCTTGGTTGGAGCTCGAGGATTTCTGGTCGGTTTACCACGGCCCTGGTAGTTCCGCCGGGTGTATCCATCGTTCGGCTGGAAAGAACGACGTATTTGAGCTGGGGAGGAACGGCTACGCAGGCGGGCTTCAAGCATGAGAAGCACCTGTTCACGCCCGCTGAATTGGAACAACATTGGAGCGCGGGCGCTCTAAAATTTGTGAAGGTCCACGACGCGGTGAGCATTCCGCTGGTTGCGCTTTTATGGGCCGCCTTTTTCGCCTGGCGCTGGAGACGACAAAGGAAACTAACAGAAACCAACGGATGACTCAGCGCTCGTTCTACCGTTGGAAATCCTCTTGGTATGGAATCCTTGTTTTCTTTGGTTCCTAGGTGGCACTAGCGGAGCAAAAAGCGGATAACCATCGTTAAATCAGGAGCAACAACTCGATCTGTTCGCCGACCGCACCTCGACGGCTTGCATGGCCTCCAACCAGTTGCGTCTCTGGCTGTCGACCTTCGCCTCCCTTGCTGCTGGCGCGGGCTGATTTGCCGTCACCGGAAGAACTGCGCGGAATTTTCGAACCCATGCGGAGCCCACCTAAGGTTCCTCGGGTAGGTTGCAAATGTTGGAAGGACCCTAGCGAAGGCGACCACTGCCTTTCCCGTGGTCCCGATTGAACACAGAACGACATGAACATGAAACGCTACCTTACCACCGCCCTGAAGATTTCGGGCCTCGGCATCTTCGGCCTGCTCGCCAGTTCCTGCGCCGACACCTCGTCCGGCAGCGGGACCCACCAAATGGGCCCTCCGGGCAAGGAACACCCGGTTCCCAATTCAGCCCACCCGAGCATGGCACGCTGACCGCCACTCAAAAAAGGGCCGCGGTCAGTACCGCGGCCCTTTTTCGTGCACGTGTTGTCGGGGCAGATTCGACGTTTCTTCGAAGGATGAGTTTCTGCTGGCAGGCATGGTATTGACTCACCATCCCCGGTGGCCTCCGCCTCCCGAGCACTTGACGTAAAAAACAAAGAACCCGCATGTGGAACTTGTCCACCTGCGGGCCTGGGGACTCAAACCGGACCAGTGGAAGTCACTTTTTGATCGGCACGACGAACATGCACGGTTTGCCATCGGCATTCACGTAGGTGACCTTCTTGGAGGTCGATCCTTTTCCTGCAGGGCCCGAACTCTTGATCGTGAACTTCTTCTTGCAGGAATCGCAGTGGACGCTGCCCCCGTCGTGACAAAGAGCCTCTCCTTCCTTGTCGTCGGCGGCTTCTTTCACTGTCATGGATTCGCACTCCATGCAGACCAAGGCATAGTGGTCGCCTTTCTTGAGCTTCTGGATTTCCTCTTGAGTGCCCGCCTTGTGGGATCCGAGGTGAATGGTGGTCCCTTTGCCCGGGGTCTCGGCGGACACGGTGCTGGTGAGACCGGCAGCAAACGCTGCGAGGATGAGGGATCTGAATGTGGATTTCATGGTGGTGGTTGGTTTCGGTTGCGGGTCCGTGGTCCTCGATTCGCCCCTGTCAGGGGGCGTCGAAGGATGAGCCGAGCGAGACCCGCTCATGGTCTCAACGTAGGACCGCACGAGAAAACCCGCTCTGCGTCCGTGAGGAAAAACTGCGCATTTTCTCGGAACGAACGGCTTGGCGCTGCCCTCAAATAGTGGTGTCTGCGGCGCGGAATTCCCGAGGGGAGCAACCCTCGACCCTTTTGAATGCGCGGTTGAACTGCGAGAGCGATTGGAAGCCCACGTCGAAGGCAATCTCGCTGATCCTCAAGTCCGGATTCTGGAGGAAATCCCGGGCTTTTCCGACGCGGACCCTGCTCACGTATTCGACGAAGTTGACGCCCGTCGCCTCGACGAATTTACCGCTGAAATAATTGGCACTCATGCCCGCTACAATGGCCACCGCGGCAAGCGAGATTTCGTCGCTACTATGCTGGTCGATGAAGAAACAAGCCTTCGAGATCTCCGGGCGCTCCGGCTTCTGCTGATTCAGGATAAGCAAGTTCCCGCAAGAGGCGAGGTTGTGCGCAAAGATGTCGATCAAATGAATCAGCGCCTCGTACTGACGGGGCGCGATCACCCGGCTATTGAACCAAGCTTCCTCTGCTACCTTCAGATCGACCTGAGATCCCCAGGCCGCGAGGATCCGCGCGATCGCCTCAAATTGAGACCGGTCGGGCTGATGGAGCAGGACTTGCCCGGTTTGGAGGAAGGCGATGAGGTTCTCGCCGATCCGCACCGGCACCGAGGTTTCGCAGAGTCCGGCGAAACCTTTGAGTGTTCTGGGAGCAAGCTGCGCTTCGCTCTCCACCTTTCGCTGCAAGTTGTAGGAGGCGGTGCACCATTGGGCGGTGTCCGCCATCAGCGTGCAGAATGGGTTCTCCTGCTTCCGAACATACCGGATCACGGTAAGCATTTCCGGAGCATGGAGCAGTAGCGGAAGGCCGGTCCCTGCCACGAATGCACGCTCGTAATCGCGGTAAACCTTCGACTCGGTCAGCAGCGTGACGACGCCCTTTTCCGCCCGCTTGACGCCTGCCGTGCGGGGTGGGGATTTGAGTGATTCTGTCATCATTCCGAGTGGATGGAGACCAAAGTCCAAAGCGACGGCGAGAGGGCGATTGGAGCCGTCAACCCAAACTCGACCCTACGGCCGGTGGGAAGAACCCCTAATGGTTTCTTTCACCAATCGCGTGGCCCTCGCGGGATGGGGCAACCCGAAGAAATGCGTACAATATTGGTGGGGACGCATAGCGGGAGATCGGGTGTTGCTTCAGATTCTTCAAGCAGGGTGTGGAAGAGTTCACCTGATGCGACCCAAGCACTCCGGTTGCTGGAGAGTCCAAGCACGAAGAAAGATCCAAGGGGAGACCCATCGCGGTCCGGCACCGTCAGAACGGGCAGGACGGCATCCCAACGATGAACAACCTGACCGTCGAGCTGAGCACCCCGGGTGGCCAGGTCTTCACCGCGATCGCGTCGTCCATCGACGTGCGAACGGAGGATGGCGGCATTCATGTCAACTCCGACGAAGGGAGCTTCTTGAACCTGATTCACGCGACCGAGATCACGCTCCGGACTGCCGAGGGCACTTACGTCTTCAGCTTGGAGAATGCGGTCGCTGGACTGAAAGGTCGCACCTTCACCGTCCTCGCGGAACGTATCCGCCGGATCGAACCGGGGGCTGCTTCTGAGCTTACACCGTGATGTCCGTCATCACCCAACGAGCAATGCACTCGCCGTCTCAATCCTCCGCTACCCGGGGCATGTTTCCCTCCGCCGGGGCTGTGTTGACGTTCGCTGCGGCGAAAGAACCATTCGAGACCATTCGGGTCAGGACGCGCATTTCAACAATGCCTCCAGCTGTCTTCATTACCCGATAGCCGCTCGGCACCGCTCTCGCCGTCGTTGCAGGCCAATAGCGCATCGCCGTCCCCGCTCATCCGCTCCAACGCGCTGACTGGATTCGCAGCAGGCTTTCCACCACACCGGATAGACCGCAGGTCGCTTCCCTCTCAGGCCGGAATCGGAATCCCACCACCCGCCCGCTTTCTCCCCTTGGCACCGCCGGTTCGGCACGCCACGCTCCGCCGCGTGACCGACCTCGAACTCACCGTCCACGCCGCCAAGGAAGCGGGCAAGCTGCTCAAAGCGAACTTCGGCCTGGAGGCCGCCGTCGACGAAGCCACCCACCACGACATCAAGCTCGCGCTCGACAAGGAGTCGCAGCAGCTCATCGAGGACATCCTGCTCGGCGCCCGCCCCGGCGATGCGCTCTACGGCGAGGAAGGCATGGGCGGCAATCCCGACAGCGACCGCGAGTGGATCGTCGATCCCATCGATGGCACGGTGAATTTCTACTACGGCATCCCCCACTTCTGCGTCTCCATCGCCCTGCGCGACAAGGGTGAGGTCACCGTCGGCGTGATCCATGATCCGATCGTTGGCGAGACCTGGACCGTCGAAAAAGGCGGCGTGCCGATGCACAATGGTCGGCCGATTTCCGTCAGCAAGCGCACCAAGCTCGAGGAGTGCGCTCTCTTCGTCGGCTGCGGCAAGGACGAGGAAGCCCTGCGCACCGGCCTGGAGCGTTTCCGTAAGGCCTCGCTGAAGGCCCGCAAGATGCGGATGATGGGCAGCGCCGCGCTCGGCATGGCCTACATCGCCAGCGGCCGGCTCGACGGCTACATCGAGTCCCGCATCTCCCTCTGGGACATCGCCGCCGGCAAGCTGCTCGTCGAAGCCGCGGGCGGCAAGGTCCTGCTCGAACCCTCCCCGGATCACCCCGATTCCTGGGCCATCGTCGCCACCAACGGCAAGATCCCGATTGAGGAGATTCTCTAAGTTGAGAGTCGAAAGTTGATGGTTGAGAGCAAAGTCAAAAGCCAAGGCCCCAGCCACACACTCTCAACTTCTTCCGCCTCTCAACTCTCAACCCCAAACTCTCAACTCTTCCATG
This window contains:
- a CDS encoding alkaline phosphatase family protein: MNTPLRSTAIALMALVSPVFAAGPGAGNDFAGKRVLIIGIDGLRPDAMIAANTPNIDALIAQGVVTHNAYAGGVLGTSTQQPTISGPGWGSITIGVWTDKHKIVDNGFAAYKNSVSTNYPHFFKRIKAAKPNSYLSSIVSWGAIEDYLVSKVASSVNYHVKATGASYPDRDLDVKNKAVAHLATANPDVLFLHFDQVDGAGHSTGFNISNSSYINAIQAVDGHIGSVMAAINARPQAAQEKWLVLLTSDHGGSSTSHGGQSDGERTISMLVSGGSVNAPHLSTESPGQTAVPPTTMKYLGLPVTGSWGWASPPFGLPPYFFAATTGNSVDLDWVLPAGGLPGLTGYQIRRNGVLIASPATGVTTFTDTPGVGTHAYEITFVGASEIRSATASVAGNLNDQLVLHLPFDSSAQDASGNGNHGTINGSPSYVAGKSSQCLQFTDTTSPHQYVSLGQPAALQFGATDSFTVSVWVNHSGTFPDNRPTGSANDPAILSNKDWNSGTNTGWFIGAGPDGRWQWNAGDGTDRADYDGPASQLSDGNWHQLCVVHDRSTNLARLFYDGSLVATRSLSAIGSLDAAKPTAVATDGTFGTIWPNWFTGKIDEVKIWRRALLDSEVSTVFQQ
- a CDS encoding helix-turn-helix domain-containing protein — protein: MTESLKSPPRTAGVKRAEKGVVTLLTESKVYRDYERAFVAGTGLPLLLHAPEMLTVIRYVRKQENPFCTLMADTAQWCTASYNLQRKVESEAQLAPRTLKGFAGLCETSVPVRIGENLIAFLQTGQVLLHQPDRSQFEAIARILAAWGSQVDLKVAEEAWFNSRVIAPRQYEALIHLIDIFAHNLASCGNLLILNQQKPERPEISKACFFIDQHSSDEISLAAVAIVAGMSANYFSGKFVEATGVNFVEYVSRVRVGKARDFLQNPDLRISEIAFDVGFQSLSQFNRAFKRVEGCSPREFRAADTTI
- a CDS encoding inositol monophosphatase family protein, which produces MTDLELTVHAAKEAGKLLKANFGLEAAVDEATHHDIKLALDKESQQLIEDILLGARPGDALYGEEGMGGNPDSDREWIVDPIDGTVNFYYGIPHFCVSIALRDKGEVTVGVIHDPIVGETWTVEKGGVPMHNGRPISVSKRTKLEECALFVGCGKDEEALRTGLERFRKASLKARKMRMMGSAALGMAYIASGRLDGYIESRISLWDIAAGKLLVEAAGGKVLLEPSPDHPDSWAIVATNGKIPIEEIL